Proteins found in one Methylobacter sp. S3L5C genomic segment:
- a CDS encoding Bax inhibitor-1/YccA family protein, producing the protein MRLNTAISRPEASILASNKVLKNTYMLLSMTLIFSAMTAGAAMYLNLPPFGMIVTLVGFYGLFFLTAKFSDSAVGLLFVFALTGFMGLTLGPILSMYVQAFSNGHELIMMALGGTGVIFMGLSGYALTTRKDFSYMGGFLMVGVLVAFLAGIGAIVFAIPALSLAVSAMFILLMSGMILYQTSQIVNGGETNYILATVSLYVSIYNLFLSLLQLLGAFNGRN; encoded by the coding sequence ATGCGATTAAATACTGCTATTTCACGTCCGGAAGCAAGCATTCTGGCAAGCAATAAAGTACTAAAAAATACTTACATGCTGCTATCAATGACCTTGATTTTCAGTGCCATGACCGCAGGTGCGGCAATGTACCTTAATCTGCCGCCTTTTGGCATGATTGTTACCTTGGTAGGTTTTTACGGTTTATTTTTCTTAACGGCAAAATTTAGCGACAGTGCAGTAGGTCTGCTTTTTGTCTTCGCTTTAACCGGTTTTATGGGTTTAACACTGGGCCCTATTTTATCCATGTATGTTCAAGCTTTCAGTAATGGCCATGAGCTTATCATGATGGCCCTAGGCGGTACCGGCGTTATTTTTATGGGGCTTTCAGGCTATGCATTAACCACACGCAAAGACTTTAGTTACATGGGCGGGTTTTTGATGGTTGGCGTACTGGTCGCCTTTCTGGCAGGTATTGGCGCAATCGTTTTTGCTATCCCTGCCTTATCACTGGCAGTATCAGCCATGTTTATTTTGCTGATGTCAGGTATGATCCTTTATCAAACCAGCCAAATAGTCAACGGTGGTGAAACCAACTATATTCTGGCAACGGTTTCTTTATATGTGTCTATTTACAACTTGTTCCTGAGTTTATTGCAATTGCTGGGCGCATTTAACGGCAGAAATTAA